In the genome of Chryseobacterium arthrosphaerae, one region contains:
- a CDS encoding calcineurin-like phosphoesterase C-terminal domain-containing protein produces the protein MKSNIKLLLPCMLVSAMAFSQSSVSGYVYEDINKNQKKENREKGIAGVAVSNGVQVVLTDKNGRYSLPVQDDQTIFVIKPSGYQTAMNSNNLPQFYYHHKTKGSPADFKYKGVAPTGELPGELNFPLYRQNESKTFDILVFGDPQPYTEKELDYFRRGIVNEVKNTRKNAVLGISLGDLVGDNLSLQKPYADVMKEIGLPWYNVMGNHDMNYDAKEDKQSDETFEANFGPANYSFNYGNVHFIILDDILYPDPRDGKGYWGGFREDQLQFIENDLKLVNRDQLIVVSFHIPLEHKNEDSFRNSDRQKLFDFLNPFQNVLLLSAHTHIQQQIFYGKKEGWNGIRELHEYNAGTTCGDWYSGTPDDKGLPTSTMRDGTAKGYSFISFNDNQYKIKYKTAGKPEDYQIRLYVPKVIPFPSKTSAKILANFFMGSKKDKVEYRIDNGKWEEMEYDETIDPNFALSVFKWDTTAKILEGRRPSNPEMSKHIWKAGFPKKLSLGKHTVEVKAVDMFGNEFSASEEFEVQNSIQIP, from the coding sequence ATGAAAAGTAATATAAAACTTCTGTTGCCTTGTATGCTGGTTTCTGCAATGGCATTCTCCCAGTCTTCCGTTTCAGGGTATGTATATGAAGACATCAATAAAAACCAGAAAAAGGAAAACCGTGAAAAAGGAATTGCAGGAGTAGCGGTCTCTAATGGAGTTCAGGTTGTGCTGACGGATAAAAACGGACGTTACAGTCTCCCTGTACAGGACGATCAGACCATTTTTGTGATCAAGCCTTCAGGATATCAGACCGCTATGAACAGCAATAATCTGCCTCAGTTTTATTATCATCATAAGACAAAAGGTTCACCGGCGGATTTTAAATATAAAGGAGTTGCACCCACAGGAGAACTTCCGGGAGAACTGAACTTCCCGCTTTACAGGCAAAACGAAAGCAAGACCTTTGATATCCTTGTTTTTGGAGATCCGCAGCCTTATACGGAAAAAGAGCTGGACTACTTCAGGAGAGGAATTGTAAATGAAGTTAAAAATACCAGGAAAAATGCAGTATTGGGAATCAGTCTGGGTGATCTGGTAGGAGATAACCTGAGCTTACAGAAGCCTTACGCCGATGTGATGAAAGAAATAGGTCTGCCATGGTATAATGTAATGGGAAACCACGATATGAACTACGATGCCAAAGAAGATAAACAATCTGATGAAACTTTTGAAGCCAATTTTGGCCCGGCCAACTATTCTTTCAATTATGGTAATGTACACTTTATCATTTTAGACGATATTCTTTATCCTGATCCAAGAGACGGCAAAGGCTATTGGGGAGGCTTCCGTGAAGATCAGCTTCAGTTTATTGAAAACGATCTTAAATTGGTAAACAGAGACCAACTGATTGTAGTGTCTTTCCATATTCCGCTGGAACATAAAAATGAAGACAGCTTCAGGAACAGCGACCGCCAGAAGTTATTTGACTTTTTAAATCCATTCCAAAATGTATTGCTTTTATCCGCACATACTCACATTCAGCAGCAGATCTTCTATGGAAAAAAAGAAGGCTGGAACGGGATCCGGGAACTGCATGAATACAATGCGGGAACAACCTGTGGAGACTGGTATTCCGGAACTCCTGACGACAAGGGGCTTCCTACTTCTACGATGAGAGACGGTACAGCAAAAGGATATTCCTTTATCAGCTTTAATGACAATCAGTATAAAATAAAATACAAAACTGCCGGGAAACCGGAAGATTATCAGATCAGATTATATGTTCCGAAAGTAATTCCTTTCCCGTCGAAAACCTCAGCAAAAATATTGGCTAACTTCTTTATGGGAAGCAAAAAAGACAAAGTTGAATACAGAATAGACAACGGAAAATGGGAAGAAATGGAATATGATGAAACCATTGACCCGAATTTTGCCCTATCTGTTTTCAAATGGGATACTACGGCAAAGATTTTAGAGGGAAGAAGGCCTTCGAATCCTGAAATGTCAAAACATATTTGGAAAGCAGGTTTTCCAAAGAAATTATCATTGGGAAAACATACCGTGGAGGTAAAAGCTGTTGATATGTTCGGAAATGAATTCTCTGCTTCAGAAGAATTTGAAGTACAGAATTCAATTCAGATTCCTTAA
- a CDS encoding 3-ketoacyl-ACP reductase: protein MNINGKNAIITGGGRGLGKAVALALAHEGVNVAITGRNEENLKMTVEEIKKLGVNSAYAVFSVDNEIQVKAGIEALAEQLGGIDILINNAGIGDFGTIEEMSSETWEQVIKTNLFGVYYAAKAVHPFMKAKGEGDIVNVASTAGLKGGPNMSAYAASKAAVVSLSQSMMAEWRKQNIRVITLTPSTIASDMSIQGGLTDGNPDKVLQPEDFAEWVRDILKMNRRALIANGSIFSTNP, encoded by the coding sequence ATGAATATAAACGGAAAAAATGCCATCATCACAGGTGGCGGAAGAGGATTGGGGAAAGCCGTAGCTTTAGCTTTGGCGCATGAAGGCGTAAACGTTGCCATTACAGGAAGAAACGAAGAGAACCTTAAAATGACGGTTGAGGAGATCAAAAAACTGGGCGTAAACTCTGCCTATGCAGTTTTTTCTGTAGACAATGAAATTCAGGTAAAAGCAGGAATAGAAGCTTTGGCAGAGCAATTGGGAGGAATTGATATTCTGATCAACAACGCAGGAATCGGTGATTTCGGTACTATCGAAGAAATGTCTTCTGAAACATGGGAACAGGTCATTAAAACCAATTTGTTCGGGGTGTATTATGCAGCTAAAGCCGTTCACCCGTTTATGAAAGCTAAAGGAGAAGGAGATATCGTAAACGTAGCATCTACAGCAGGATTGAAAGGTGGCCCGAATATGTCTGCCTATGCCGCTTCAAAAGCTGCAGTGGTATCTTTATCACAGTCTATGATGGCAGAATGGAGAAAGCAGAACATCCGTGTGATCACCCTTACCCCAAGTACCATTGCCTCTGATATGAGCATCCAGGGAGGTCTTACAGACGGAAATCCTGATAAAGTATTGCAGCCGGAAGACTTTGCAGAATGGGTAAGAGATATTCTGAAAATGAACAGAAGAGCATTAATTGCCAATGGTTCTATTTTCTCTACCAATCCATAA
- the prmA gene encoding 50S ribosomal protein L11 methyltransferase: MQNYLEFNFRISPLQPWNEILMAELIEIGFDSFTEEIDGILGYIQTDLFNEEQLKALSIIQNENVKIEYSFEEMPNINWNEEWEKNFSPINIDDKVLIRAEFHESVPGIHEIIIQPKMSFGTGHHPTTHLMIQQMMDIDFNGKKVLDMGCGTSVLAIYAKQQGAGDTKAIDIDEWSVENSKENAVRNNVELDIEQGTAENLGQEHFDIILANINRNILISDIPTYVSVLNDGGKLLLSGLCFFDVDDILEVCRESGLELKKQLQREEWVSLLLEK, encoded by the coding sequence ATGCAAAATTATTTAGAATTCAATTTCAGGATTTCTCCATTACAACCCTGGAACGAGATATTAATGGCAGAACTTATAGAAATAGGTTTTGACAGCTTTACAGAAGAAATTGACGGAATTTTAGGATATATCCAGACTGATTTGTTCAACGAAGAGCAGCTGAAGGCACTTTCTATCATTCAAAATGAAAATGTAAAAATTGAATATTCTTTCGAAGAAATGCCGAATATCAACTGGAATGAAGAATGGGAAAAGAATTTCTCCCCGATCAATATTGATGATAAAGTACTGATCAGAGCAGAATTCCATGAATCGGTGCCGGGAATTCATGAAATTATCATTCAGCCTAAAATGTCTTTCGGAACAGGGCATCATCCTACGACCCATTTGATGATCCAGCAGATGATGGATATTGATTTTAATGGTAAAAAAGTCCTGGATATGGGATGTGGAACCTCCGTATTGGCAATCTATGCAAAACAGCAGGGAGCCGGAGATACCAAAGCAATCGATATTGATGAATGGTCTGTAGAGAATTCAAAAGAAAATGCCGTAAGAAACAATGTGGAGCTGGATATTGAACAGGGAACAGCAGAAAATCTTGGGCAGGAACATTTTGATATTATCCTGGCAAACATCAACAGAAATATTCTTATTTCAGATATTCCAACCTATGTTTCAGTACTGAATGACGGAGGAAAACTATTACTCTCCGGACTTTGTTTCTTTGATGTAGATGATATTCTTGAGGTTTGCAGAGAGAGCGGTCTTGAGCTGAAAAAACAATTGCAGCGTGAAGAATGGGTAAGTCTGCTGCTTGAAAAATAA
- a CDS encoding SH3 domain-containing protein: MKTFLTALFLLMLQLMTAQENEIYADGVFGFEENKAQKIFTDWTRVRKDPAVNARIVDSLQTNQQVMILKKEETVPVLKLGERKANWYKISYQKGDTTAEGYVWGGNLCVGFRNKNGYDFLFGLSKTVERKNKEYNDIEKQNIAGIKVMEGNTLIDEAYFNTGKEEELSTAAFTIESNHKLQNVEFTLKAMVSGEACGVATYDQYVFFKDKKLIVIPQLMNVADAGVFYHSEEYVFPNDKGGIPGAFILKTEDMEMDDKDREIKKHSSKTYLWNGSIYKQK; the protein is encoded by the coding sequence ATGAAAACTTTTTTGACGGCTTTATTTTTACTGATGCTGCAGTTGATGACAGCACAGGAAAATGAAATTTATGCAGACGGTGTTTTTGGTTTTGAAGAGAACAAAGCCCAGAAAATTTTTACAGATTGGACGAGAGTCAGAAAAGACCCGGCTGTGAATGCCCGGATTGTAGATTCATTGCAGACCAATCAGCAGGTTATGATCCTTAAAAAAGAAGAAACTGTTCCCGTTCTGAAGCTGGGGGAAAGAAAAGCCAATTGGTATAAAATTTCTTACCAGAAAGGAGATACAACTGCTGAAGGATATGTCTGGGGTGGTAATCTTTGTGTAGGCTTTCGTAATAAAAACGGTTATGACTTCCTCTTTGGGCTGTCAAAAACAGTGGAAAGAAAAAACAAAGAATATAATGATATTGAAAAGCAGAATATTGCCGGTATAAAAGTAATGGAGGGCAATACGCTTATAGATGAAGCCTATTTCAATACAGGAAAAGAAGAAGAGTTGAGTACTGCAGCTTTTACTATTGAAAGCAATCATAAACTGCAGAATGTAGAATTCACTCTGAAAGCAATGGTTTCCGGAGAAGCATGCGGTGTGGCAACCTACGACCAGTATGTTTTTTTTAAAGATAAGAAGCTGATTGTTATTCCGCAATTGATGAATGTAGCTGATGCCGGAGTTTTCTATCATAGTGAAGAATATGTTTTTCCCAATGATAAAGGTGGAATTCCGGGAGCATTTATCCTGAAAACAGAAGATATGGAAATGGATGATAAAGACAGGGAAATCAAAAAACATTCTTCCAAGACATATTTGTGGAATGGAAGCATCTATAAACAGAAATAA
- a CDS encoding thermonuclease family protein, whose translation MKRLMLMYLFFPVLMFSQTSGKVIKISDGDTITLLLEGNQQKKLRLAEVDCPENGQAFGKNAKKFTSAQVFGKTVNFVETTTDRYGRSVAKVYYDDGKYLSKELIKAGMGWWYFSYSKDTTLGKVQEKAQAKKIGLWQDVNAMAPWEYRKMKREASKLKKSEASKNEIKVKTKGVI comes from the coding sequence ATGAAACGATTAATGTTGATGTATCTGTTTTTCCCGGTATTAATGTTCTCACAGACCAGCGGAAAAGTGATCAAAATTTCAGATGGGGATACCATTACTTTACTTTTAGAAGGAAACCAACAAAAAAAGCTCAGACTGGCGGAAGTCGACTGTCCTGAAAACGGTCAGGCATTCGGGAAGAATGCCAAAAAGTTTACTTCTGCCCAGGTGTTTGGTAAAACAGTAAATTTTGTGGAAACCACTACAGACCGCTATGGACGTTCCGTTGCCAAAGTATATTATGACGATGGAAAATACCTTTCCAAAGAGCTGATCAAAGCAGGCATGGGGTGGTGGTACTTCTCTTATTCTAAAGATACCACCTTAGGGAAAGTACAGGAAAAAGCTCAGGCTAAGAAAATTGGCCTCTGGCAGGATGTGAATGCCATGGCTCCCTGGGAATACAGGAAAATGAAAAGAGAAGCTTCAAAACTTAAAAAATCCGAAGCATCCAAAAACGAAATCAAAGTAAAAACAAAAGGAGTGATATAA
- a CDS encoding ABC transporter permease: protein MTNTNTFFKAFSSEQYKLSKNKEIFGILLLPVLIVFAVDLYIAYDVISAGSDAANGTSNPWKMMLGKTVFMFYYLLFPILVALFVHACCDVEYRNNNYKILFTLPVSKARIFFSKALFIQITVLFSVLFSYLAFLMSGYFLGIAFPELGFQNYDFREVIFYVFLKLFITLSAIAMVQFTLSLIFKNFIYPIGAGVFLLLFSTIIHEKKFSDFLIYTGGYKSLDNLIIENTAFERLDYSNIAAIFLLMAVSFYLFIKKKGG, encoded by the coding sequence ATGACTAATACCAATACTTTCTTTAAAGCGTTTTCATCTGAGCAGTATAAACTGTCTAAAAACAAAGAGATTTTCGGGATACTTCTGCTGCCTGTTCTTATTGTTTTTGCGGTTGACCTGTATATTGCTTATGACGTTATCAGTGCCGGAAGTGATGCTGCAAACGGAACCTCAAACCCATGGAAGATGATGCTGGGAAAAACAGTATTCATGTTCTATTACCTGCTGTTCCCTATTCTTGTCGCCCTTTTTGTACATGCCTGCTGCGATGTGGAATACCGGAATAATAATTATAAGATCCTATTTACGCTTCCGGTTTCAAAGGCCAGGATCTTTTTTTCAAAGGCTCTGTTCATTCAGATCACTGTTCTGTTTTCAGTTCTCTTCTCCTATCTGGCATTTCTGATGAGCGGCTATTTTTTAGGCATTGCTTTTCCTGAACTGGGTTTTCAGAATTATGACTTCAGAGAGGTTATTTTTTATGTTTTCCTGAAACTTTTCATTACCCTTTCTGCAATTGCGATGGTACAGTTCACCTTAAGCCTTATTTTCAAAAACTTTATTTACCCTATCGGAGCCGGAGTATTCCTGTTACTTTTCTCCACCATCATTCATGAGAAGAAATTTTCTGATTTCCTGATTTATACAGGCGGTTATAAGTCACTTGATAATCTGATCATTGAAAATACAGCTTTTGAAAGACTTGACTATTCCAATATTGCTGCTATTTTTCTATTGATGGCTGTCAGTTTTTATCTGTTCATCAAAAAGAAAGGCGGATAA
- a CDS encoding ABC transporter ATP-binding protein, giving the protein MESITTKDLNYKIGSKTILNNISLNIPEGSIYGYLGRNGAGKSTTIKLLLGLLESDHDNIFFRNKSLKQHRTEILANTGNLIESPCYYTKLTVFENLKYLDIIYGKGSKRIDEVLELVDLHKEKKKKASALSMGMKQRLGIAMAIYNDPRLLILDEPLNGLDPQGIFEMRKLFQYLNEQGKTIFLSSHILSELEKTATHIGIIEGGKMIFQGTKNELLNQVEREVTLKVDQPEKALSILQESFSAMLNSSGKISVKITDDKSFNTLLKSLIQNGIEIYDTESQSSNLEQIFIHLISKKHD; this is encoded by the coding sequence ATGGAAAGCATTACAACCAAAGATCTCAATTATAAGATAGGTTCTAAAACCATTTTAAACAACATCAGCCTCAATATTCCTGAAGGCAGCATTTATGGCTATCTGGGAAGAAACGGTGCAGGAAAATCAACCACGATCAAGCTGCTGTTAGGACTTTTGGAATCAGACCATGATAATATTTTTTTCCGGAATAAAAGTTTAAAGCAACACCGGACAGAGATCCTTGCCAACACCGGAAATCTTATTGAATCCCCATGCTATTATACGAAACTGACTGTTTTTGAAAACCTGAAATACCTGGATATTATCTACGGAAAAGGTTCAAAAAGGATCGATGAGGTTCTGGAACTGGTAGATCTTCACAAAGAGAAAAAGAAGAAAGCAAGTGCCCTGTCGATGGGAATGAAACAACGCCTGGGCATCGCCATGGCCATTTATAATGATCCAAGACTTCTGATTCTGGATGAACCACTCAACGGACTTGATCCGCAGGGAATTTTTGAGATGAGAAAGCTGTTCCAATACCTGAATGAACAGGGGAAAACCATTTTTCTTTCGAGCCATATTCTGAGCGAACTTGAAAAAACCGCTACGCACATCGGGATTATTGAAGGTGGGAAAATGATCTTCCAGGGAACAAAAAATGAACTGCTCAACCAGGTTGAAAGAGAAGTAACACTAAAGGTAGACCAACCTGAGAAAGCTTTATCTATATTGCAGGAATCTTTTTCCGCAATGTTAAACAGCTCCGGTAAAATATCGGTAAAGATCACTGATGATAAAAGCTTTAATACTCTTCTAAAGAGCCTTATTCAAAACGGGATTGAGATCTATGATACGGAATCTCAAAGCTCCAATCTTGAACAGATCTTCATTCATTTAATTTCCAAGAAACATGACTAA
- a CDS encoding erythromycin esterase family protein, with protein MKKLLYIFIFSVISVLFLNKIVFKEIPEKEKQERLMDVRRYTHPIKSISMDHADNGDLKIFDSVLKGNRILILGENVHSDGATMQAKGRMIQYLHENLGYNVVLYEAGQYDTWIMNEEMKNHPMKVPSNSIAGLGLFDFWWDNKENRPLISYYQKSKTSTQPIELGGFDIQFSGNVLYGRRNKLFREFLSKNNIDLKPFKVFSKYINQLNNFMFEGFARRTLEGKQKEQLFNEMSQLEKAVMKLEKTPENMMYARYLHDMKNYFHKVTKYKSGTLSSMHFRDSVMAQNLIHQIDSVYQDQKIIVWCSNIHSFADQESKDYRPMGAYIKNKYGKASYMIGFSSYASFNTKGKLMDKPGKLAIENTFHAMKEPYFFIDLRAVPNASVLKKEFTSTINQKTDQKKVWSRFFDGIFYIDTNTSLTPIK; from the coding sequence ATGAAGAAACTTCTTTATATTTTTATCTTTTCTGTTATATCCGTTTTATTCCTGAATAAAATTGTTTTCAAAGAAATTCCTGAGAAAGAAAAGCAGGAGCGTCTGATGGATGTCCGGCGGTATACGCATCCTATAAAAAGTATTTCTATGGATCATGCTGACAACGGTGATTTAAAGATCTTTGATTCCGTGCTGAAAGGCAACAGGATTCTTATCCTCGGAGAGAACGTCCACTCCGACGGTGCTACGATGCAGGCCAAAGGCAGGATGATCCAATATCTCCATGAAAATCTGGGTTATAATGTAGTTCTTTATGAAGCCGGGCAATATGATACCTGGATCATGAACGAGGAAATGAAAAATCATCCGATGAAGGTCCCTTCGAATTCTATCGCAGGGCTCGGACTGTTTGATTTCTGGTGGGATAATAAAGAAAACCGGCCGCTGATCAGTTACTATCAGAAATCCAAAACTTCCACTCAGCCAATAGAGCTTGGAGGATTTGACATCCAGTTCAGCGGAAATGTGCTCTACGGCAGGAGAAATAAGCTGTTTAGGGAGTTTTTAAGCAAAAATAATATTGATCTCAAACCGTTCAAGGTCTTCAGCAAATACATCAATCAGCTTAATAATTTTATGTTTGAAGGTTTTGCCAGAAGAACCCTGGAAGGCAAGCAGAAGGAACAGCTCTTCAATGAGATGAGCCAGCTTGAAAAAGCTGTTATGAAACTTGAAAAAACTCCTGAAAACATGATGTATGCAAGGTATTTGCATGATATGAAAAATTATTTCCATAAGGTGACAAAATATAAATCCGGAACCCTATCCAGTATGCATTTCAGAGACTCTGTAATGGCTCAGAATCTTATCCATCAGATTGATTCTGTTTATCAGGACCAAAAAATCATCGTATGGTGTTCCAACATTCATTCTTTTGCAGACCAGGAAAGCAAAGACTACCGCCCGATGGGAGCTTATATCAAAAATAAATATGGAAAGGCGTCTTATATGATCGGTTTTTCATCCTATGCTTCATTCAATACTAAAGGAAAACTGATGGACAAACCCGGAAAGCTTGCTATTGAAAACACATTCCATGCAATGAAAGAGCCTTATTTCTTTATCGATCTGAGAGCAGTTCCCAATGCTTCTGTCTTAAAAAAGGAATTTACTTCAACCATCAACCAGAAAACAGACCAGAAGAAAGTCTGGAGCCGCTTTTTTGACGGAATTTTCTACATCGATACCAATACTTCTTTAACACCCATCAAATAA
- a CDS encoding T9SS type B sorting domain-containing protein, with product MKRILLIFILLLMASPACAQRDTDHWFAPMVASSTNGSPKQALYLSTDSTTPFPVSIYNNNTVIGTVTISKGNPQTFDVPWNLMTGQNTADAMSVKTRGLYLHGDLPFFATYRFSEINHGEILTSKGKAGIGNKFYAVYAPLMNNQSSQNFSCGILATEDNTQVKVSGYAMTTWFYNNFNGLTHPSITITLNKGQSYIFAGYANKPGNKDGFIGAKIESTKPVSVTNGNYHGQFGLAPPYNGEDIVMDQSVPVERLGQEFVMIKGMGNLLPEIEGAVIVATENNTEIRLNDNPTPVATLNEGQYYRVSAMNYIANGPSHLNMYIKASKNVYVYQLLSGIEDNDATEGFNYIPPLNCFLPTVIDEIGKIGELPYYTTFNPPLVVKLNILTQAGAAVTVNGIPTTAAQGPFPVTGTKDWVSYSVPNISGNVTVASTKAVTAGIIGGSGNLGYGGYFAGFNSIPVIKKSAGECIPGIVLEVESGFDHYQWNLNGNPIPGANSNTYTPTQGGSYTVSITKSTCTPLTTYPYKVYTCLTNTVKALNICSAGKPVTITPAFTNSTQIPVPGTVQIITPPANGTLTVNSTTGVLTYTANAGTTTDTFTYKFCGNDPDFTDCEQVKVNITVQPLILTDTTVKTCPTTTGTGIFDLTTANVGGPANVTKQYYPTLADLNAGINEIIPANAYSSVVPASVYVKVTTAEGCTANAKITLQFYPAPNIQNATLNGCFVPTNPSTGTFDLTSALVTTTVPVTKKYYPTLIDATNGTNEILTPANYISPNATVYVKVITANGCYDFAPITLNIIPPKPSPLLTDQYICPDAKITLNAGPGYTSYLWSTGATTPSITVSIGSYWVILTSGGCETKQLVKVMSVPVPKVKKVEVTHNTATITAEGGTPPYQYSRDGMIWQDSNVFTNLPRGKNNFYVKDSYNCSPVETQILVPNLINAITPNSDGINDTLDYSQLAFLKDLKFGIFNRYGQLIYSSEKSNTFKWDGTIGGNPVSSGTYWYEIKWADPETQNLVTYTGWILVKNRN from the coding sequence ATGAAAAGGATCTTACTTATTTTTATACTGCTACTCATGGCTTCCCCTGCCTGTGCACAAAGGGATACTGATCACTGGTTTGCCCCTATGGTTGCCAGTTCCACCAATGGTTCCCCCAAGCAGGCACTGTATCTCTCTACGGACAGTACCACGCCGTTTCCGGTTTCCATTTACAATAATAATACGGTAATAGGCACCGTCACCATCAGCAAGGGAAATCCTCAGACTTTCGATGTACCATGGAATCTGATGACCGGACAGAATACTGCCGATGCGATGAGTGTAAAAACAAGAGGGCTTTATCTTCATGGTGACCTCCCGTTTTTCGCCACTTACAGATTTTCGGAAATCAATCATGGAGAAATTCTTACTTCCAAAGGGAAGGCAGGAATTGGTAATAAATTTTATGCAGTATACGCCCCGCTGATGAATAACCAGTCCAGCCAAAATTTTAGCTGCGGAATTCTGGCCACCGAGGACAACACTCAGGTGAAGGTTTCAGGGTATGCCATGACAACATGGTTTTACAACAATTTCAATGGACTTACCCACCCGAGTATTACGATCACGCTGAATAAGGGACAATCTTACATATTTGCCGGATATGCCAATAAACCTGGCAATAAAGACGGATTCATCGGGGCTAAAATTGAATCGACCAAGCCTGTATCTGTTACCAACGGAAATTACCACGGTCAGTTCGGATTGGCTCCACCCTATAACGGGGAAGATATCGTAATGGATCAATCTGTGCCTGTTGAACGCTTAGGACAGGAATTCGTGATGATTAAAGGAATGGGAAATCTTCTTCCGGAGATTGAGGGCGCTGTCATTGTAGCGACTGAAAACAATACGGAAATCAGGCTCAATGATAATCCTACACCTGTTGCTACCTTGAATGAGGGACAGTATTACCGTGTCAGTGCGATGAATTATATTGCAAACGGACCCTCGCATCTCAATATGTATATCAAAGCTTCCAAAAATGTGTATGTCTACCAGCTGCTCTCAGGCATTGAGGATAATGATGCTACAGAGGGCTTTAATTATATCCCGCCTTTAAACTGTTTCCTTCCTACGGTGATTGATGAAATTGGAAAAATAGGTGAATTGCCTTATTACACTACATTTAATCCACCACTTGTGGTAAAGCTCAATATCCTTACCCAGGCAGGCGCTGCCGTAACGGTAAATGGTATTCCTACGACAGCTGCACAGGGACCTTTCCCGGTAACCGGAACCAAAGACTGGGTTTCTTATTCCGTACCCAATATTTCAGGAAATGTTACGGTAGCATCTACAAAAGCTGTCACTGCCGGAATTATAGGAGGTAGCGGAAATCTGGGCTACGGAGGGTATTTCGCCGGGTTTAATTCTATTCCGGTGATCAAAAAGTCTGCAGGGGAATGTATTCCCGGAATTGTTCTGGAAGTAGAAAGCGGTTTTGATCATTATCAGTGGAACCTCAACGGGAATCCTATTCCTGGGGCTAATTCCAATACATATACACCAACCCAGGGGGGAAGCTATACCGTATCGATTACCAAAAGTACATGTACACCTCTTACTACTTATCCGTATAAGGTATATACCTGCCTCACCAATACTGTAAAAGCATTAAATATCTGCAGTGCCGGTAAGCCTGTCACCATTACCCCTGCCTTTACCAATTCCACGCAGATTCCTGTTCCCGGAACAGTGCAGATCATTACTCCTCCGGCTAATGGTACTTTAACTGTCAATTCAACGACGGGAGTTCTTACCTACACTGCCAATGCAGGAACAACCACCGATACTTTCACTTATAAATTCTGTGGAAACGATCCCGATTTCACTGATTGTGAACAGGTAAAAGTCAATATAACGGTACAACCCCTGATTCTTACGGATACCACTGTAAAAACCTGTCCCACAACGACCGGAACCGGTATTTTTGACCTCACTACAGCCAATGTAGGCGGACCTGCGAATGTGACTAAACAATACTACCCGACTTTAGCGGATCTGAATGCAGGGATCAACGAAATTATTCCGGCTAATGCATACTCATCTGTAGTTCCGGCCAGTGTTTACGTAAAGGTTACCACTGCAGAAGGATGTACCGCAAATGCCAAAATCACTCTTCAGTTCTATCCTGCACCTAATATACAGAATGCGACGCTTAACGGATGTTTTGTTCCTACGAATCCCAGTACCGGAACTTTTGACCTGACTTCAGCACTGGTAACGACTACAGTTCCTGTGACAAAAAAATATTATCCAACGCTTATTGATGCAACCAACGGAACTAATGAAATCCTGACTCCGGCGAATTATATTTCCCCGAATGCCACAGTATACGTCAAAGTCATTACGGCGAACGGATGTTATGATTTTGCCCCAATAACATTGAACATCATTCCTCCCAAGCCCTCTCCTCTTCTGACGGATCAATATATATGCCCCGACGCAAAAATCACATTGAATGCTGGGCCGGGTTATACTTCCTATCTCTGGAGTACCGGAGCTACAACGCCTTCCATCACTGTTTCCATAGGAAGTTACTGGGTGATCCTTACCTCTGGCGGTTGCGAGACAAAACAGTTGGTAAAGGTAATGTCCGTCCCGGTCCCGAAGGTCAAAAAAGTTGAGGTGACCCATAATACAGCAACGATTACTGCAGAGGGAGGCACCCCTCCTTATCAATACTCAAGAGACGGAATGATATGGCAGGATTCGAATGTCTTCACCAATCTTCCAAGGGGTAAAAACAACTTCTATGTGAAAGATTCCTACAATTGCAGCCCAGTGGAAACCCAGATCCTGGTACCCAATCTCATTAATGCAATTACCCCTAACAGTGACGGGATCAACGATACGCTGGACTATTCTCAGCTGGCATTCCTGAAAGATCTGAAATTTGGTATATTCAATAGGTACGGACAGCTTATTTATTCTTCTGAAAAAAGCAATACGTTCAAATGGGACGGTACCATCGGCGGTAATCCCGTCAGCAGCGGAACGTACTGGTATGAAATAAAATGGGCAGATCCGGAAACCCAAAACCTGGTAACTTATACAGGCTGGATCCTCGTAAAAAACCGGAACTAA